The following proteins are encoded in a genomic region of Syntrophotaleaceae bacterium:
- a CDS encoding THUMP domain-containing protein, with protein MWKFNILATMAQQGRYGQLLHELSELGEFHKTTFHGVILGQVEEVEPFLEAIRKRRQERLIAFQDLGRIVPLETVFTFELDDFLPQLCQVIRPHLEQLVDRRFHVRLERRGLKGEIVSPDVEQALDAFILDELADMGHSAQVNFEDSDVVVAIETIGDRCGVGWITKNLTERYEFVRVD; from the coding sequence ATGTGGAAATTCAATATCCTGGCGACCATGGCCCAGCAAGGGCGATATGGCCAGTTGCTGCATGAGCTGTCCGAGCTGGGCGAGTTTCACAAGACCACGTTTCATGGAGTGATTTTGGGGCAAGTGGAGGAGGTTGAGCCGTTTCTGGAGGCGATTCGCAAAAGACGGCAGGAGCGACTCATCGCCTTTCAGGATTTGGGCCGAATAGTGCCCTTGGAAACGGTTTTCACCTTCGAGCTTGACGATTTCCTTCCCCAGCTTTGTCAGGTCATTCGACCGCATCTGGAACAATTGGTGGACCGCCGCTTCCACGTCCGGTTGGAACGGCGGGGATTGAAGGGAGAAATTGTTTCTCCGGATGTCGAACAGGCCCTCGATGCCTTCATCCTTGACGAATTGGCGGATATGGGCCACTCCGCTCAGGTAAATTTCGAGGATTCGGATGTAGTGGTGGCCATCGAAACCATCGGCGATCGCTGCGGAGTCGGATGGATCACCAAAAATCTGACCGAGCGGTATGAATTCGTGCGGGTGGACTGA
- a CDS encoding radical SAM protein yields the protein MFRTGELASRVRQTFQHLGNCDLCPNRCRANRIMGRQGAACRTSRQARVASYGAHFGEERPLVGRNGSGTIFFSGCNLACVFCQNWDISQQDRGQEVSVERLASIMLALQEQGCHNINLVSPTHVVAPVLAALAIAARRGLRLPLVYNSGGYDSLPTLALLDGVIDIYMPDMKFAESTAARRYTGVAGYAEVNRAAVLEMHRQVGDLVLNQGIAVRGLLVRHLVLPDNLAGTDRIVAFLAEEVSPETYLNLMDQYRPCYCAGRHPPLDRRLTGAEFQRARGWAKAAGLKRLD from the coding sequence TTGTTTCGCACCGGGGAGCTGGCCTCCCGGGTGAGGCAGACCTTTCAGCATCTTGGTAATTGCGACCTCTGCCCGAATCGGTGCCGGGCCAATCGTATCATGGGCCGGCAGGGGGCAGCTTGTCGGACCTCCCGCCAGGCAAGGGTCGCCAGTTACGGTGCTCATTTCGGAGAAGAGCGCCCCCTCGTCGGTCGGAACGGTTCGGGCACCATATTTTTCAGCGGCTGCAATCTGGCCTGTGTCTTTTGCCAGAACTGGGACATCAGTCAGCAGGACCGGGGCCAGGAGGTTTCCGTCGAAAGACTGGCGTCCATCATGCTCGCCTTGCAGGAGCAGGGCTGCCACAACATCAACCTGGTTTCCCCGACCCATGTGGTGGCGCCGGTGCTGGCAGCCCTGGCCATCGCTGCGCGTCGGGGTTTGAGACTGCCGCTGGTCTATAACAGCGGAGGATACGACAGCCTGCCGACCCTGGCCCTGCTCGACGGGGTGATCGACATCTACATGCCGGACATGAAATTCGCCGAATCGACGGCGGCCAGGCGATACACGGGCGTGGCCGGCTATGCGGAGGTCAACCGGGCAGCGGTGCTCGAAATGCATCGACAGGTCGGCGACCTGGTACTGAACCAGGGTATCGCCGTGCGCGGATTGCTGGTGCGCCACCTGGTGCTCCCCGATAACCTGGCCGGCACCGACCGCATCGTCGCCTTTCTGGCCGAAGAAGTATCCCCCGAAACCTACCTTAATCTGATGGATCAATACCGGCCCTGCTATTGTGCCGGACGCCATCCTCCCTTGGATCGCCGTTTGACCGGAGCCGAGTTTCAACGCGCCCGCGGGTGGGCGAAAGCCGCCGGACTGAAGCGCCTTGATTGA
- a CDS encoding LysR family transcriptional regulator produces the protein MDVGSLRIFIAVLEEGSVSRAAERLNYVQSNVTSRIRSLETELGTPLFIRTGRGMIPTSAGKTLQNYARQILRTIDEARLAVKGESRPSGPLAVGTIDTVAAVRLPAILARYHSRYPEVEIGIETGASLELVQQVLNRELEGAIVGGPVANAEIVQEQISEEEMVLVTAPGGAMPEPGNFSAILVYRPGCSCRRNLEHWLRDQGITPVKVMEFGTFDAILGCVGAGMGITMLPRSFVDREPFRSMVRIHTLPEVFARVPTLFVRRREMKPSPALKAFLELFAAGQEA, from the coding sequence ATGGATGTTGGCAGTTTGCGCATTTTTATCGCAGTGCTGGAAGAAGGAAGCGTCTCCAGGGCTGCCGAACGACTGAACTATGTTCAGTCCAACGTGACCTCCCGCATCCGCAGCCTGGAGACTGAACTCGGCACCCCGCTCTTCATACGCACGGGCAGGGGCATGATTCCCACCAGTGCCGGAAAGACCCTGCAAAATTACGCCCGGCAGATTCTCAGAACAATCGATGAAGCCCGCCTGGCGGTCAAAGGGGAATCCCGGCCGAGCGGACCTCTGGCCGTCGGCACCATCGATACCGTGGCGGCAGTGCGCCTGCCTGCGATCCTCGCCCGCTACCACAGCCGCTATCCCGAGGTCGAGATCGGGATCGAAACCGGAGCCAGCCTGGAGCTGGTTCAGCAGGTTCTGAACCGAGAGCTGGAAGGGGCCATCGTCGGCGGCCCTGTTGCCAATGCCGAGATCGTGCAGGAGCAAATTTCCGAGGAGGAGATGGTTCTGGTCACCGCCCCGGGTGGTGCCATGCCGGAACCGGGAAACTTCAGCGCCATCCTTGTGTATCGCCCCGGGTGTTCCTGCCGGCGCAATCTGGAACACTGGCTGCGGGACCAGGGTATCACTCCGGTCAAGGTCATGGAATTCGGCACCTTCGATGCCATCCTTGGTTGTGTCGGTGCGGGCATGGGGATCACCATGCTGCCGCGCTCCTTTGTCGACCGCGAGCCTTTCCGCTCCATGGTCCGCATCCACACCCTGCCCGAGGTTTTTGCCCGGGTCCCGACCCTCTTCGTCCGCCGCAGGGAAATGAAGCCCTCGCCGGCCCTCAAGGCTTTTCTCGAACTCTTCGCAGCAGGGCAGGAGGCTTAA
- a CDS encoding MoaD/ThiS family protein: MREETNTRVRMFGSLHTLRKNQGLAPVAELCIPPEGRTGFDVAAELGLPLDKIEGVFINNFVYSLEALIRPGDRVAIISTGVPGPHRYSQVTHSIF; this comes from the coding sequence ATGAGAGAGGAAACCAATACCCGAGTCCGCATGTTCGGCAGCCTTCACACTCTGCGCAAAAACCAGGGTCTTGCCCCTGTCGCCGAGCTTTGTATTCCCCCGGAAGGGCGGACCGGTTTCGACGTCGCTGCGGAACTGGGTCTGCCGCTGGACAAGATCGAGGGGGTGTTCATCAACAATTTCGTCTATTCGCTGGAGGCGCTGATTCGTCCCGGCGACCGGGTCGCTATCATTTCCACCGGCGTACCGGGGCCGCATCGCTATTCGCAGGTAACGCATTCGATCTTTTGA
- a CDS encoding MoaD/ThiS family protein: MPMENCQCQPNTTVRMFGALHTIRRERGLPPFEEMCIPPEGRSGLDIAYELDLPLDKIEGIFINNFARSLDEVVHPGDKVAFISTGVPGPHRYSLGIHSAGKHLR; this comes from the coding sequence ATGCCTATGGAAAATTGCCAGTGCCAGCCCAATACCACGGTGCGCATGTTCGGAGCCCTTCATACGATCCGCCGAGAGCGGGGTCTTCCCCCCTTCGAAGAGATGTGCATTCCCCCGGAGGGCCGTTCAGGGCTCGATATCGCTTACGAGCTGGACTTGCCGTTGGACAAGATCGAGGGGATATTCATCAACAATTTCGCCCGATCGCTGGATGAAGTCGTCCATCCCGGTGACAAGGTCGCCTTCATCTCCACCGGAGTTCCAGGGCCCCATCGCTATTCTCTCGGTATTCATTCCGCCGGCAAGCACCTGCGGTAG
- a CDS encoding aldo/keto reductase, with amino-acid sequence MQYRKLDRAGNEVSILGLGCMRLPVVNGDEGQIDEPRATRLLHAAIERGINYLDTAYPYHKGTSETFLGRALQGGLRQKVRIATKLPSWAVETAADFERYLNDQLERLQTEHIDFYLLHALKSDWWTKLYHLGVLTFLDRAIRDGRIGAAGFSFHDELPLFKRIVDAYDWSFCQIQYNYMDEQIQAGREGLDYAVARGLGVVVMEPLRGGHLARESAADVQALWNSAPVRRSPAEWALRWVWDHPGVTSVLSGMNDLDQVEENCRIANEALPESLAPEELQIVEQVKDKLRQRIKVPCTSCGYCLPCPAGVNIPRIFGIYNDRFIYGDVRFPHRIYTITMNATALASNCMRCGLCEKHCPQQIPIMDMLEESHRVLSEKQEE; translated from the coding sequence ATGCAATATCGCAAACTGGACCGCGCTGGAAATGAAGTCTCTATTCTCGGTCTTGGCTGCATGCGCCTGCCGGTCGTGAACGGGGATGAAGGACAGATCGACGAGCCACGCGCCACCCGTCTTCTGCATGCCGCCATTGAGAGGGGCATCAATTACCTCGATACCGCCTATCCCTACCACAAGGGAACCAGCGAAACCTTTCTCGGCAGGGCTTTACAGGGGGGGCTGCGACAGAAGGTGCGGATTGCCACCAAGCTGCCTTCCTGGGCGGTGGAAACGGCTGCCGATTTCGAGCGTTATCTCAACGATCAGCTCGAGCGACTGCAAACCGAGCACATCGACTTTTACCTTCTGCACGCCCTGAAATCGGACTGGTGGACAAAGCTCTACCACCTTGGCGTCCTCACCTTTCTGGATCGGGCCATTCGCGACGGCCGTATTGGTGCTGCCGGTTTCTCTTTTCATGACGAATTGCCCCTGTTCAAGCGCATTGTCGACGCATACGATTGGAGCTTTTGTCAGATCCAATACAACTATATGGACGAACAGATCCAGGCCGGCCGGGAAGGGCTGGACTATGCGGTTGCCAGAGGTCTTGGCGTAGTGGTCATGGAACCTTTGCGAGGCGGCCATCTGGCTCGGGAGAGTGCTGCGGACGTTCAGGCCTTGTGGAACAGCGCCCCGGTCAGGAGGAGCCCCGCCGAGTGGGCGCTGCGCTGGGTCTGGGATCACCCTGGGGTGACTTCGGTGCTGAGCGGCATGAACGATCTGGACCAGGTCGAGGAAAACTGCAGAATTGCCAATGAGGCGCTGCCAGAATCTCTTGCCCCGGAGGAGTTGCAGATTGTCGAACAGGTGAAGGACAAGCTGAGGCAGCGCATCAAGGTGCCCTGCACCTCCTGCGGCTACTGCCTGCCCTGCCCGGCAGGCGTCAACATCCCCCGCATTTTCGGCATCTACAACGACCGTTTCATTTATGGAGACGTCCGTTTTCCCCACCGCATTTACACCATCACGATGAATGCCACCGCATTGGCCTCCAACTGCATGCGGTGCGGCCTGTGCGAAAAACATTGTCCCCAGCAAATCCCGATCATGGATATGCTGGAGGAAAGCCACCGGGTTCTTTCAGAAAAACAGGAGGAATAA
- a CDS encoding CBS domain-containing protein: protein MRVGEVCNREVVITDRNATLLETAKLMRQKHVGDVVVVDDRPEGRYPIGILTDRDIVVELIAEEVDVGLMLVGDCMSFDLVTARENDELFPTIKRMRDKGIRRLPVVDEAGLLIGILTVDDLIDLIAEQLTDLVRLMGHEQDRERTRRA from the coding sequence ATGCGGGTAGGAGAAGTCTGTAACCGGGAGGTGGTGATCACCGACAGGAACGCCACTCTGCTGGAAACCGCCAAGCTGATGCGCCAAAAGCATGTCGGGGATGTCGTGGTGGTCGATGATCGACCGGAAGGGCGCTATCCGATCGGGATCCTGACCGATCGGGATATCGTTGTCGAACTGATCGCCGAGGAGGTGGACGTAGGCCTTATGCTCGTTGGGGACTGCATGTCCTTCGACCTGGTCACGGCCAGGGAAAACGACGAACTTTTCCCCACTATCAAGCGCATGCGGGACAAGGGGATTCGCCGGTTGCCGGTGGTGGATGAGGCCGGTTTGCTGATCGGAATTCTGACGGTGGACGACCTGATCGATCTGATTGCCGAACAGCTTACCGATCTGGTCAGGCTGATGGGACACGAGCAGGACCGTGAGCGAACCCGCCGGGCCTGA
- a CDS encoding patatin-like phospholipase family protein has translation MFGRCKIGLALGGGAARGLSHIGVLEAFERYGIPIDCIAGTSMGAIIGAMYAIEPDAAAVRRRFTAFLESKAFRESRFNYMVEKDLAEANLFDRLSQFAKKSIFYTLLMTRRSFIEQAATTENFAFLIDDIPIEKTRIPFCTSTLDLISGEEHVIRQGPLQLAVAASCAIPGVFPPVELDGRLLVDGGWIDAVPVLPVRNLGADLVISVDVNSDLDPFRSPDSAFDIVARAETITRWALGTRESLKADLLLRPETGGSHWADFSLFEEAIANGREEVERHLPQLRRLIRRRRWRSWFLP, from the coding sequence ATGTTCGGCAGGTGTAAAATCGGACTCGCGCTGGGAGGAGGAGCGGCGCGGGGTTTATCGCACATCGGCGTGCTCGAAGCTTTTGAGCGGTACGGCATTCCCATCGATTGCATCGCCGGTACCAGCATGGGCGCCATCATCGGCGCCATGTATGCGATCGAGCCTGATGCGGCAGCGGTGAGACGGCGGTTCACGGCTTTTCTTGAAAGCAAAGCCTTTCGGGAATCCCGTTTCAATTACATGGTCGAAAAAGATCTCGCCGAAGCGAATCTGTTCGACCGGCTTTCCCAATTTGCAAAAAAAAGCATATTCTACACCCTGCTCATGACCCGCCGGTCGTTCATTGAACAGGCGGCCACCACAGAGAATTTCGCCTTTCTGATCGACGATATTCCTATCGAGAAAACCCGCATACCCTTCTGCACCTCGACCCTTGATCTCATTTCCGGAGAGGAGCACGTCATTCGGCAGGGCCCGCTGCAGCTTGCCGTGGCGGCCAGTTGTGCGATTCCGGGGGTTTTTCCCCCTGTTGAACTCGACGGACGACTGCTGGTGGACGGGGGCTGGATCGATGCCGTCCCGGTGCTTCCTGTCCGTAATCTGGGAGCCGATCTGGTCATTTCCGTCGACGTCAACAGCGACCTCGATCCTTTCCGATCTCCCGACAGCGCCTTCGACATTGTGGCCCGCGCCGAAACCATCACCCGATGGGCCCTGGGCACACGGGAAAGCCTGAAGGCCGATCTGCTCCTGAGACCGGAGACCGGAGGCAGCCACTGGGCCGATTTCTCTCTTTTCGAAGAGGCCATTGCCAATGGCCGGGAAGAGGTGGAACGGCATCTGCCCCAACTGCGGCGGCTGATCAGAAGGCGGCGCTGGCGGTCCTGGTTTTTGCCCTGA
- the radC gene encoding DNA repair protein RadC gives MRGIKQWPAEERPREKLLAKGPQALSDAELLALVLRTGDASSKTTAIDQARLLLHRFGSLRTLSAASASELQKVKGVGQAKAAELQAVFEIARRFSEERLRPGDRYTSPEEVFRHFLPRLRDYKREVFLALLLDSKNRLLREVCISEGSLTASIVHPREVFAAVVRDSAAAVLLVHNHPSGDPTPSREDREISIRLKEAGELMGVRVLDHIIIGDEGYVSLADRGVL, from the coding sequence ATGCGGGGCATCAAGCAATGGCCGGCCGAAGAGCGGCCGCGGGAAAAACTTTTGGCGAAGGGCCCTCAGGCCTTGAGCGACGCCGAGCTTCTGGCACTCGTGCTGCGCACTGGTGATGCCTCTTCCAAGACGACCGCCATCGACCAGGCGAGGTTGTTGCTCCATCGGTTCGGCTCTCTTCGCACCCTGTCCGCCGCCTCCGCCTCCGAATTGCAAAAGGTCAAGGGGGTCGGGCAGGCCAAAGCCGCCGAGCTCCAGGCAGTGTTTGAAATCGCCCGCCGCTTCAGTGAGGAGCGTTTGCGCCCCGGCGACCGGTACACCTCACCGGAGGAGGTGTTCCGCCACTTCCTGCCCCGGTTGCGAGATTATAAGCGGGAGGTATTTCTGGCCCTGCTGCTCGACAGCAAGAACCGTTTACTGAGGGAGGTCTGTATTTCCGAGGGCAGCCTGACGGCGAGCATCGTCCACCCGCGCGAGGTTTTTGCGGCAGTGGTGCGGGATTCGGCGGCGGCGGTGCTGCTGGTGCACAATCATCCCTCCGGCGACCCGACCCCCAGCAGGGAGGATCGGGAGATTTCGATTCGACTGAAGGAGGCTGGGGAGCTGATGGGGGTCCGGGTCCTGGACCACATCATCATCGGCGATGAGGGGTATGTCAGTTTGGCGGATCGGGGGGTGTTGTAG
- the pyk gene encoding pyruvate kinase codes for MNNPFRHTKIIATIGPASQTSEKLAALMDAGTDLFRLNFSHGNHAEKAAVIREIRFLSRQRRQAMAIVGDLQGPKIRVGQIPGDTATLIPGQPVNLTTRQDADEPPGNIPVVFPALPTVSAPGDKILLDDGLLELEVVRIAGPKVECKVVTGGVLASRKGVNLPGAALSLPSITEKDWEDALFCIREGVDYLALSFVRQASDIAKLRDFLSSNGADIPILAKIEKPQAVDNFTEILHVADGIMVARGDLGVEIGPEQVPLIQKRIIRKCREAGKPVITATQMLESMVSHPRPTRAETSDVANAIIDGSDAVMLSGETAVGSYPVEAVSLMAGIARSVEGDPMLASRIFHYYPATTGPRSLSDAIGEAACRTAENIGAAAILAFTQSGSTAALVARNRPPIPIFAVTPSRAVRRRMALYSGVRSIQVDFQGSTEAQIHSMEESVIEAGVLQRGDLVVITMGSPVAAKGTTNLMKVHRLGTGPLYEIE; via the coding sequence ATGAACAACCCCTTTCGCCATACGAAGATAATCGCCACGATCGGACCTGCGAGCCAGACCAGCGAAAAACTGGCGGCATTGATGGATGCCGGCACCGACCTGTTCAGGCTGAATTTTTCTCATGGCAACCATGCGGAAAAAGCGGCCGTAATCAGGGAAATCAGGTTCTTGTCCCGGCAGAGGCGCCAGGCCATGGCGATCGTGGGCGATCTGCAGGGACCGAAGATCCGGGTGGGGCAGATCCCCGGCGACACTGCGACCCTGATCCCCGGTCAACCCGTCAATCTGACGACCCGTCAGGATGCGGACGAGCCGCCAGGGAACATTCCCGTGGTTTTCCCTGCACTGCCCACAGTCAGTGCACCAGGGGATAAAATTCTTCTCGACGACGGCCTGCTGGAGCTGGAGGTGGTGCGGATTGCCGGTCCCAAGGTGGAATGCAAGGTTGTGACAGGCGGAGTTCTCGCCAGCCGCAAAGGGGTGAATCTTCCCGGAGCCGCCCTTTCGCTGCCGAGCATTACCGAGAAAGATTGGGAAGATGCCCTTTTCTGTATCCGGGAAGGGGTGGACTACCTGGCTCTGTCCTTCGTCCGCCAGGCTTCGGATATTGCCAAATTGAGGGACTTCCTCTCCTCCAACGGGGCCGACATCCCCATTCTGGCCAAAATCGAAAAACCCCAGGCGGTCGACAATTTCACGGAAATCCTGCATGTCGCCGACGGCATCATGGTTGCCCGGGGAGACCTGGGTGTGGAGATCGGTCCGGAACAGGTCCCGCTGATCCAGAAACGGATCATCCGTAAATGCCGGGAAGCAGGCAAGCCGGTGATCACAGCGACCCAGATGCTGGAAAGCATGGTGAGCCACCCGCGCCCGACGCGGGCGGAAACCTCCGACGTGGCCAATGCCATCATTGACGGCAGTGATGCCGTCATGCTTTCGGGAGAGACGGCCGTGGGCAGCTATCCGGTGGAAGCGGTCTCGCTCATGGCCGGGATCGCCCGCAGTGTCGAAGGGGATCCCATGCTTGCTTCCAGAATCTTCCACTACTATCCTGCTACCACCGGCCCCAGATCCCTGTCCGATGCCATTGGCGAAGCGGCCTGTCGCACGGCGGAAAATATCGGCGCGGCCGCCATCCTGGCCTTTACGCAAAGCGGCTCCACGGCTGCCCTGGTGGCCAGGAACCGCCCCCCGATCCCGATTTTCGCCGTCACCCCTTCCCGGGCTGTCCGTCGCCGCATGGCCCTTTATTCGGGGGTACGCTCCATCCAGGTCGACTTCCAGGGCAGCACCGAAGCCCAGATCCATTCCATGGAAGAATCGGTCATCGAAGCCGGGGTACTGCAGCGGGGCGACCTGGTCGTCATCACCATGGGCAGCCCTGTCGCGGCCAAGGGGACCACCAACCTGATGAAGGTGCACCGTCTGGGCACCGGCCCGTTGTATGAGATTGAGTGA
- a CDS encoding cytochrome C: protein MKIVVIGLIAAILGLGCAMITSWKAIPPPGGCDQCHSLPISANWEVVYSPPILSEEMGRYTWQQETSVSSPGPSPLEQQKVSGEPCFRCHRGPSKAHTERLGRFHH, encoded by the coding sequence ATGAAAATCGTCGTTATCGGGCTGATTGCAGCCATTCTGGGATTAGGTTGTGCCATGATAACCAGCTGGAAAGCCATACCGCCCCCCGGCGGTTGTGACCAGTGTCACTCCCTGCCCATCTCCGCCAACTGGGAGGTGGTCTATTCCCCACCGATCCTCAGTGAGGAAATGGGACGGTACACCTGGCAGCAGGAGACCTCGGTATCCTCTCCTGGACCTTCCCCCCTGGAGCAGCAGAAAGTTTCGGGAGAGCCCTGCTTCCGCTGCCATCGCGGCCCCAGCAAAGCGCACACCGAGCGGCTTGGCCGCTTTCACCATTGA
- a CDS encoding transporter, whose amino-acid sequence MTLVILIAISLMWLPVALLFLGFGEAKGTGAITAFVGICVVVSAFVNAIQGDAFTGGLLIAHGLLYCVVAYALLAGLESLASVGNVSLTVAIISFVYMILYATVIKNGYFTFAAAGYTVLTLEVWLNAYGKFSAKALAWSLIIWVPCGLLYPAFMLLAGKPLPF is encoded by the coding sequence ATGACTCTGGTAATTTTGATCGCGATCTCTTTGATGTGGCTTCCTGTTGCGCTTCTTTTCCTTGGCTTCGGTGAAGCCAAGGGTACCGGTGCCATTACCGCATTTGTAGGGATTTGCGTTGTTGTAAGTGCATTCGTCAATGCCATTCAGGGGGATGCTTTCACCGGCGGTCTGCTGATTGCCCACGGTCTGCTGTACTGTGTGGTCGCTTACGCTCTGTTGGCCGGTTTGGAAAGCCTGGCTTCAGTCGGCAACGTCAGCCTGACCGTTGCCATTATTTCCTTCGTTTACATGATTCTCTATGCCACCGTCATCAAGAACGGTTACTTCACCTTCGCCGCTGCCGGCTACACTGTCCTGACCCTCGAAGTGTGGCTGAACGCTTACGGCAAGTTCTCCGCCAAGGCCCTGGCCTGGTCCCTGATCATCTGGGTTCCCTGCGGTCTGCTCTATCCGGCCTTCATGCTGCTGGCCGGCAAGCCTCTGCCCTTCTAA
- a CDS encoding beta-ketoacyl-ACP synthase III, whose protein sequence is MKSAEHSMVLGTGHAVPDRILTNADLEKMVDTSDEWILERSGIRQRHIAEKGSALSQLAAEAGRRALEDAGVEAKDLDLIILATVTGDMKFPATACFIQELLGAKNAAAFDISAACSGFIYALQLADSLIRSQGYRRVLVLGGEILTSIVDWEDRGTCVLFGDGAGAVVLGPGQGDRGILSTYIRSDGGFSNLLYNAGCGCINPPTVENVKDKIHTLRMEGREVFRHAVVSMTTAMKKALSQADLSIEQLDLVISHQANLRIIEALGKKLNLTEAQTYVNVDRFGNTSAASIPIALDEARRNGRISSGSLVGLVAFGAGFTWAAGILRL, encoded by the coding sequence ATGAAGAGCGCAGAGCATTCCATGGTCCTCGGGACAGGCCATGCCGTTCCCGACAGGATTCTTACCAATGCAGATCTGGAGAAAATGGTTGACACTTCTGATGAATGGATCCTCGAGCGGTCCGGCATCCGTCAACGACACATTGCCGAAAAAGGTTCCGCCCTGTCCCAACTCGCCGCGGAGGCGGGACGCCGTGCGCTGGAGGATGCAGGGGTGGAAGCGAAAGACCTCGATCTGATCATTCTGGCCACGGTCACCGGCGACATGAAATTTCCGGCCACCGCCTGTTTTATTCAGGAGCTGCTCGGAGCCAAGAACGCTGCCGCTTTCGACATTTCCGCAGCTTGCTCCGGATTCATCTATGCCTTGCAGTTGGCTGACAGCCTGATCCGCAGCCAGGGGTATCGACGCGTTCTGGTACTGGGCGGGGAAATACTCACGTCCATCGTGGACTGGGAGGATCGCGGCACCTGCGTCCTGTTCGGCGACGGGGCCGGAGCGGTCGTCCTGGGGCCGGGACAGGGCGACAGGGGGATTCTGTCGACCTATATCCGCAGCGACGGCGGCTTCAGCAATCTGCTCTACAATGCCGGGTGCGGCTGCATCAATCCCCCCACGGTTGAAAACGTGAAGGACAAAATTCACACCCTGCGCATGGAAGGCAGGGAAGTATTCCGCCACGCCGTGGTTTCCATGACCACAGCCATGAAAAAAGCCCTGTCCCAGGCGGACCTGTCCATCGAACAGCTCGACCTGGTGATTTCCCATCAGGCGAATTTGCGCATCATCGAGGCTCTCGGCAAAAAGCTCAACCTGACCGAGGCACAGACCTATGTCAATGTCGATCGTTTCGGCAACACCTCGGCCGCTTCGATTCCGATCGCCCTGGACGAGGCGCGGCGCAACGGACGCATTTCGTCGGGGTCTCTGGTCGGTTTGGTCGCCTTCGGCGCCGGCTTCACCTGGGCGGCGGGCATTTTGCGTCTTTGA
- a CDS encoding ferritin family protein: MPGFSSSFAGNTIGRKITDAELIRAIRFQIAAEYEAVQLYMQLAEATDNVLAKEVLVDIANEERVHAGEFLRLLYHLAPDEEKFYQEGFSEVEEIMAELGIQSGKAASGK; the protein is encoded by the coding sequence ATGCCGGGTTTCAGCAGTTCCTTTGCAGGCAACACCATCGGCCGCAAGATAACCGATGCGGAACTCATCCGGGCCATCAGGTTCCAGATTGCCGCGGAATATGAAGCCGTACAGCTCTATATGCAGCTTGCCGAGGCGACCGACAACGTTCTGGCCAAGGAAGTTCTGGTCGATATCGCCAACGAGGAAAGGGTCCACGCCGGAGAATTCCTGCGCCTGCTTTACCATTTGGCGCCCGACGAAGAAAAGTTCTATCAGGAAGGATTTTCCGAAGTCGAGGAAATCATGGCTGAATTGGGCATCCAATCCGGCAAGGCCGCATCTGGAAAATAA